One window of the Rufibacter radiotolerans genome contains the following:
- a CDS encoding RluA family pseudouridine synthase, with amino-acid sequence MPSPKLDVLFEDNHLLVVNKPSGMLVQGDETGDKPLSELAKDYVKEKYQKPGNVFMGVVHRLDRPVSGVVLLAKTSKALTRLNEQFKTRKTEKVYWAITQRAPQPESGTLVHWLIKDQERNVTKALTQEKPGSQRAELSYSLLKSVGGKYLVEVRPVTGRPHQIRVQLASLKCPILGDLKYGAPEPLPNKSICLHARSLGFEHPILKTWITVEALPPGIAAWQPFQP; translated from the coding sequence ATGCCCTCTCCCAAGCTTGACGTTCTTTTTGAAGACAACCACCTGCTGGTGGTGAACAAGCCGAGCGGGATGTTGGTGCAGGGGGACGAGACCGGCGATAAGCCGCTCTCAGAACTGGCCAAGGATTACGTAAAAGAGAAATACCAGAAACCGGGCAACGTGTTCATGGGCGTGGTGCATCGGCTAGACCGGCCCGTGAGCGGTGTGGTGCTTCTCGCTAAAACCTCCAAGGCCCTGACCCGGCTGAACGAGCAGTTTAAGACCCGTAAAACGGAAAAAGTCTATTGGGCCATTACCCAACGCGCGCCGCAGCCTGAAAGCGGCACCTTGGTGCACTGGCTGATAAAAGACCAGGAACGCAACGTCACCAAAGCCCTTACCCAGGAAAAACCCGGCAGCCAGCGCGCCGAACTCAGTTACTCCCTACTCAAAAGCGTAGGAGGCAAATACCTGGTGGAAGTAAGGCCCGTGACCGGCAGACCCCACCAGATACGGGTGCAGCTTGCCTCGCTCAAATGCCCTATCCTGGGCGACCTCAAATACGGCGCGCCAGAGCCCCTGCCCAACAAGAGCATCTGCCTTCATGCCCGCTCTCTTGGCTTTGAGCACCCCATTCTTAAAACCTGGATTACGGTAGAGGCCCTTCCTCCCGGCATTGCCGCCTGGCAGCCGTTCCAACCGTAG
- a CDS encoding acyl-CoA desaturase — MIILIFFVVHWYLSLFVQTFYLHRYAAHKMFTMNMFWEKFFFMLTYISQGSSYLSPRAYAIMHRMHHAFSDTERDPHSPHFSGNAFSMMWKTKNIYNDFLNNRVEPEMRFDGNYPTWRPLESIGDHWGSRLAWGVGYVLFYINFATEWWMYLLLPLHFLMGPLHGAIVNWSGHKYGYQNFDNHDKSRNSLFFDFLTGGELFQNNHHKLPNRVNFGVKWYEVDPTYPVIWTLDKIGIIKLKKARA, encoded by the coding sequence ATGATTATTCTTATCTTCTTTGTAGTGCATTGGTACCTGTCGCTTTTTGTACAGACGTTTTACCTGCACCGCTATGCCGCCCACAAAATGTTCACCATGAACATGTTCTGGGAGAAATTCTTCTTTATGCTTACCTACATCAGCCAGGGCTCTTCTTACTTATCGCCCAGGGCTTATGCTATCATGCACCGCATGCACCATGCGTTCTCAGACACTGAGCGCGACCCGCACTCCCCGCATTTCTCCGGCAACGCGTTTTCCATGATGTGGAAGACCAAAAATATCTACAATGATTTCCTCAACAATCGGGTGGAGCCCGAGATGCGTTTTGACGGCAACTACCCTACCTGGCGTCCTTTGGAGAGCATAGGCGACCACTGGGGCTCCCGCTTGGCGTGGGGCGTGGGGTACGTGCTTTTCTACATCAACTTCGCCACGGAATGGTGGATGTATTTGCTGTTGCCCTTGCACTTCCTGATGGGTCCTCTGCACGGCGCGATCGTGAACTGGTCTGGCCACAAATACGGCTACCAGAACTTTGACAACCATGACAAGTCCCGCAACTCGCTTTTCTTTGACTTCTTAACCGGCGGTGAGTTGTTCCAGAACAACCACCACAAACTGCCTAACCGCGTAAACTTCGGGGTGAAATGGTACGAAGTGGATCCTACCTACCCGGTTATCTGGACCTTGGATAAGATTGGCATCATTAAATTGAAGAAAGCCAGAGCGTAA
- a CDS encoding sulfatase-like hydrolase/transferase produces the protein MLALFVLVVEMRPGRFYFITSFLLFQDSLVHLLQYLLLLGVSLTGLLLLLFNRSKLLAYGLLAFLLPCMIISLTFRFVTGYNFMYTDAVLAWNNLALADTAVQNYNWQVAAAFASALAITAGIIWARKKVAWRAAPWSAILFPLTAGAIFYQIKSTTGVVDDFPAAYRVPLTILAAVTDRLPQPVRRPVPVSTVAKGVPHLFLIVDESITATELTLHNPHLLTTPFLNSVREQIQDFGIASSMTNQSGGSNIALMSGTRMSELPDTGFHTFSSTNIFQFARKAGYTTYYIDAQQGGEVLQNFMSPEDLKYIDYVERPANQHPKKPYHDRDMWVANRLAQLAKEKTKVFAFVVKVGAHWPYARTYPADSAVFTPVLSPRSIYKDPERTLNTYHNSLRWTVDHFWRQLMHSISPADSTVVVYTSDHGQNLTQAGLSLTHASVHDTSPQEAAVPLWIWDPGQLSGATRAAKTRQGYSHEHIFPTLLRLQGYSPAWVRQQYGPSLLETMTTPRPQRFFLSGDLFGRGSYSLVPFR, from the coding sequence GTGCTGGCCTTATTTGTCCTGGTAGTGGAGATGCGGCCCGGCCGGTTTTACTTTATCACATCCTTCCTTCTCTTTCAGGATAGCCTGGTGCATCTGCTCCAGTATTTGCTCTTGCTGGGAGTCTCCCTCACCGGGCTTTTGCTGCTGCTTTTCAACAGGAGCAAACTACTGGCTTACGGCCTGCTGGCCTTTCTTCTCCCCTGCATGATCATCAGCCTTACCTTCCGGTTTGTAACGGGCTATAATTTCATGTACACCGATGCGGTGCTGGCCTGGAACAACTTGGCGCTGGCGGACACCGCGGTGCAGAATTACAACTGGCAGGTAGCGGCGGCCTTTGCTTCGGCTTTAGCCATTACGGCAGGGATCATCTGGGCCAGAAAGAAGGTAGCCTGGCGGGCCGCCCCCTGGTCCGCCATTCTCTTCCCCCTTACCGCAGGTGCCATCTTTTATCAGATCAAAAGTACTACCGGCGTGGTGGATGATTTTCCAGCAGCGTACCGGGTGCCGCTTACTATCCTGGCCGCCGTCACCGACCGCTTGCCCCAACCGGTCCGTCGGCCGGTGCCTGTGTCGACGGTGGCTAAGGGCGTTCCGCATTTGTTCCTGATTGTGGATGAAAGCATTACCGCCACTGAACTGACACTGCACAACCCCCACCTGCTGACCACTCCGTTTTTGAACTCGGTGCGGGAGCAGATACAGGATTTTGGCATAGCCAGCTCTATGACCAACCAGAGCGGCGGCTCTAACATTGCCCTAATGAGCGGTACCCGGATGAGCGAACTGCCCGATACCGGTTTTCACACCTTCTCCAGCACAAATATCTTCCAGTTTGCCCGGAAGGCAGGGTACACTACCTATTACATTGATGCCCAGCAGGGCGGCGAGGTACTGCAGAATTTCATGTCTCCTGAAGACTTAAAGTACATTGACTACGTGGAGCGCCCCGCTAACCAGCACCCAAAGAAGCCTTACCATGACCGCGACATGTGGGTAGCCAATCGGCTGGCGCAGCTGGCCAAGGAAAAAACCAAAGTGTTTGCGTTTGTGGTGAAGGTAGGCGCGCACTGGCCCTACGCCCGAACCTACCCGGCAGACTCGGCCGTTTTCACCCCGGTCCTTTCCCCACGCAGTATTTACAAAGACCCGGAACGCACCCTCAATACCTACCATAACTCCCTGCGCTGGACGGTAGACCATTTCTGGCGGCAGCTTATGCACAGTATTTCTCCGGCAGACAGCACCGTGGTAGTCTATACCTCAGACCACGGGCAGAACCTGACCCAGGCTGGCCTCAGCCTCACGCACGCCTCCGTCCATGACACCTCCCCGCAAGAAGCCGCCGTGCCTTTATGGATATGGGACCCCGGCCAGCTGTCAGGAGCCACTAGGGCGGCAAAGACCCGCCAGGGCTACAGCCATGAGCACATTTTCCCTACCCTGCTTCGGCTGCAAGGCTACAGTCCTGCGTGGGTGCGGCAACAATATGGACCTTCTCTGCTGGAAACCATGACCACTCCCCGGCCCCAGAGATTTTTTCTGTCCGGCGATTTATTTGGGCGTGGTTCTTATAGCCTGGTGCCGTTCCGGTAA
- the panB gene encoding 3-methyl-2-oxobutanoate hydroxymethyltransferase, translated as MSVQKREVKIVTTHQLHSMKERGEKISMLTAYDFSMATLLDAAGTDVLLVGDSASNVMAGHETTLPITLDQMIYHASSVVRGVKRAFVVVDLPFGSYQGNSSEALRSAIRIMKESGAHGVKLEGGLEIKDSVTRILSAGVPVMGHLGLTPQSIYKFGTYSVRAKEEAEADKLLEDARLLQELGCFAIVLEKIPAALAKRVADELHIPIIGIGAGPHVDGQVLVIHDLLGITKEFKPRFLRRYAELHETITEAVTSYIKDVKSQDFPSAEEAY; from the coding sequence ATGTCGGTTCAGAAACGCGAAGTCAAAATAGTTACCACCCACCAGCTGCATAGCATGAAAGAGCGTGGCGAGAAAATCTCCATGCTCACCGCCTATGACTTCTCCATGGCCACCCTCCTGGATGCCGCCGGAACAGACGTATTACTGGTAGGGGACTCGGCCTCTAACGTGATGGCCGGCCATGAGACTACCCTGCCTATTACCCTGGATCAGATGATCTACCATGCCTCCTCGGTGGTGCGGGGCGTGAAACGCGCCTTTGTGGTAGTAGACTTGCCGTTCGGTTCTTACCAGGGTAATTCCTCTGAGGCGCTGCGTTCGGCCATCAGGATCATGAAAGAGTCTGGCGCCCACGGCGTGAAGTTGGAGGGTGGCCTGGAGATCAAAGACTCCGTGACCCGAATCCTGAGCGCCGGCGTACCGGTGATGGGCCACCTGGGCCTAACCCCGCAGTCCATCTATAAATTTGGCACCTACTCTGTGCGCGCCAAGGAAGAAGCCGAGGCCGATAAATTACTGGAAGACGCCCGCCTGCTGCAGGAACTGGGTTGCTTTGCCATTGTGCTGGAAAAGATTCCGGCGGCCCTGGCCAAGCGCGTGGCTGATGAGCTGCATATCCCTATCATTGGCATTGGCGCCGGTCCGCATGTAGACGGTCAAGTGCTGGTGATTCATGACCTGCTGGGCATCACCAAGGAATTCAAGCCCCGTTTCCTGCGCCGCTACGCCGAACTGCATGAGACCATCACCGAGGCCGTGACCAGCTACATCAAAGACGTAAAATCCCAGGACTTCCCTTCCGCCGAAGAAGCTTACTAG
- a CDS encoding DUF418 domain-containing protein, giving the protein MELVQSANLKDSLPGRIDQLDVLRGFALLGIGLENIFSMHTPNAFFSDYAANYGQGLNHFLLLGLMVIVRGKFYPIFSFLFGASAALGLPSQGAGFFLRRLGGLFLLGALQIVFIWEGDVLVQYVFMGCLLLPLRNWSPRALAAAGAFLLLFSFAGRICEPPLGVTAPENLAIYETGTFWELASFRLQEYQKHIFTWTALLFYSRIFAFMLLGFAFAKGKSIQWLASPAQVRKVFMGHLAIVAVVALLVQVAGWRGGAGHMPWLKEVSVGIYFYAAVVCLAALPGLLWQLPGFRACLEPLKYLGKLTLTHYLFQNLLFSLLFYRYGLGLFGDLAPWQISLLYLAVISLQLAVSKWLLRKWKQGPAEHLVRWVAGKKKKAPLG; this is encoded by the coding sequence ATGGAACTCGTGCAATCTGCCAATCTAAAGGACTCGCTGCCAGGGCGCATAGACCAATTAGATGTGCTGCGCGGGTTTGCCCTGTTGGGCATTGGCCTGGAGAATATCTTTTCCATGCATACGCCCAATGCGTTTTTCTCTGACTACGCCGCCAATTACGGACAAGGGCTTAACCACTTTCTGCTGCTAGGGCTCATGGTAATAGTGCGGGGAAAGTTCTACCCGATATTTTCTTTTCTGTTCGGGGCATCCGCCGCCTTAGGTCTCCCAAGCCAAGGCGCGGGGTTCTTCCTGCGGCGGTTAGGCGGTCTTTTCCTGTTAGGAGCGCTGCAGATAGTTTTTATCTGGGAAGGCGATGTGCTGGTGCAATACGTTTTCATGGGGTGCCTGCTGTTGCCTCTCAGAAACTGGAGCCCACGCGCATTGGCGGCGGCAGGAGCTTTTTTGTTGCTCTTTAGCTTTGCGGGCAGGATATGTGAACCCCCCTTAGGGGTAACTGCTCCGGAAAACCTGGCCATATATGAGACGGGTACCTTTTGGGAATTAGCCTCCTTCAGGCTTCAGGAATACCAGAAGCATATCTTTACCTGGACTGCCTTGCTGTTTTACAGCCGTATTTTCGCGTTTATGCTGTTGGGTTTTGCCTTCGCCAAAGGGAAAAGCATTCAGTGGCTGGCCTCTCCGGCGCAAGTGAGAAAAGTCTTTATGGGGCACTTGGCCATAGTGGCAGTTGTTGCGTTGCTGGTGCAGGTTGCCGGGTGGCGGGGTGGGGCTGGTCATATGCCCTGGCTAAAGGAAGTAAGCGTAGGTATTTACTTCTATGCCGCTGTGGTTTGTTTAGCCGCCTTGCCGGGTCTGCTTTGGCAACTGCCCGGGTTTCGTGCCTGCCTGGAGCCTCTCAAATATTTGGGCAAGCTCACCCTTACCCATTACCTGTTCCAGAACCTGTTGTTTAGCCTGCTGTTTTACCGGTACGGGTTGGGTTTGTTCGGGGACCTGGCGCCCTGGCAGATCTCACTCTTATACTTGGCGGTAATTAGCTTGCAACTGGCCGTGTCTAAGTGGCTTCTGCGCAAATGGAAGCAGGGCCCTGCCGAACACCTGGTGCGTTGGGTGGCCGGGAAAAAGAAGAAGGCGCCTCTTGGGTAA